ACCGCAAAACGCTTTAATTGCAGCTGTAGAGTTAACATACGTTAACGGAATCATCGTATCTCCAAATAATTTTGTGAGCTCTTTCCACGCTCTTTCTGTTTGTTCGATATCTGCCATATCTGCCATCGAACAACCTGCACGCATATCTGGCAGAATAACGATTTGATCATCTGTCGTTAACATATCTGCTGTTTCTGCCATAAAGTGTACACCGCAAAATACAATATATTTTGCTTCTTTATTACTCGCTGCAACTTGCGCAAGCTGAAGTGAATCTCCTGCTGCATCAGAAAATTGTACCACTTCATCTTTTTGATAATGATGGCCTGGAATAAATAGTGTTTTCCCCATTTTTTCTTTAATCTCACGAACACGCTTTTCCATATCTTCTGTTGTCATCGTGTAATAATGCTCTGGTAACATCGTTTCAATCGGTTGCACTTTTTCTAAAATACTCATATCCCTTTCTCCCCCTCTAAGCCACTTTCCTTACGCCTCTATGTTAAAACTAATATCAAATGCTTTCACTGAATGTGTTAACGCTCCAAGTGAAATATAATCTACCCCTGTTTTTCCGTATTTCGATAAATCTTCAATCGTAATACCTCCTGATGCTTCCGTAACGATAGCACTTGGTACAATCTTGGAAAACTCCCGAATCTCTTCTGGCGTACGGTTATCAAACATAATAATATCTGCACCAGCAGCTACAGCTTCTTTTACTTGCTCTTCTGTTTCTGTTTCCACTTCTACTTTCACCATATGTCCTAACTTTTCTTTCACCGATGTAACAGCTTTCGTAATAGAACCAGCAAAAGCAATATGATTATCTTTAATCATGACACCATCATATAAACCGAAACGGTGATTAAATCCGCCTCCGCACACGACTGCATACTTATCAAACATACGTAGCCCTGGCATCGTTTTTCGCGTATCACAAATACGTGTATGGCTACTACCTAAGGCACGAACAGCCTCGTATGTCATTGTAGCTATCCCGCTCATACGCTGGATAACGTTTAATATAACGCGCTCTGCCGTTAATAACGATGCAATTGGTCCTTGGACAGTTGCAATTATTTCGCCTTTTTCTACAAAATCTCCATCTTTTTTATGAAGCTCAACTTCAATTCTCTCATCAATAAATTTAAACCCTTCTTCAATGACTAAACGTCCCGCAAAGACCCCTGTATCCTTCGCAAGAAACGTTCCTTTTGAAAGTAAATTGTCTGGAAAAATAAGCTGAGATGTTACATCTCTTTCTCCTATATCTTCTAGAAAAAATCGATTTAATGCTTCTTTAACCTTTATCGTATTCATAAAGCCCCTCTTCCTCTCATTACACAAGTTGTAGTTTTCTTTTCACTCGAACGATTTCTTTTTTTACGCTATTTCTATGTGGATAATCACTTCGATAATGGCCACCAATGCTTTCTTCTCTTTGCAAAGCTGATACGACGATAAGCTCACAGACTGTTAACATATTAATAATCGTTATCTCTTCATTTGTAAGAGCATCATGTTGCAATATCATATTTCGAACACCGTACTTACTAAACCATCTCTTTGCATAAGATAAACTTTGCTCCGTTCGCACAATCCCAACATATTTCATCATGCATTCTTGTATTTCTTCTTTCGCCGGCAAATGATTCAAAACGATAAACTTCCTTTCCTTCTCAGCAAAGTTGTTCAATCTGTCTTTTGCCGCTTTCGTTAAAAGATGCTGTCCTATTCTTTTTCCAAACACAAGACCTTCTAATAACGAATTACTTGCTAATCTATTTGCTCCATGAACACCGTTACAGGCTACTTCACCGACCGCATATAAATTTGGAATGGGCGTCTCCCCATCACAGTTCGTTTTCACGCCGCCCATATGAAAATGAGCACCAGGTACGACCGGAATGCGTTTTTGAGTTATATCAACACCATTCTTTTTACACAATGCTGATACAGTTGGAAAACGCTCTTCAAAATTTTGGATAGACTCGATATTCAAATACACTTTTTCACCCGCCAAAAGCTGTTCATGAATCGCTCTTGCCACTACATCACGCGGCGCGAGATCGTGATCATGGTGTATATCCATCATAAAACGCTGCCCTTTTCCATTTATAAGGACAGCTCCTTCACCACGGACAGCTTCAGAAACGAGGCCACAGCATCGCCCGCCCGCGTATAACATTGTTGGATGAAATTGTACAAACTCTAAATCTACGAGCTCTCCGCCTGCACGGTATACCATTGCAAGTCCATCACCCGTAATTGTCGTATCGTTTGAAGTAAAGGCGTATAAACCTCCAATTCCACCTGTTGCTAACACTGTATAATCTGCAACGTAACGCTTCAGCTTGCCGTCACTATTTCGCGTTAAAACTCCAGCACATTTATCATTTTCTATAATAAAATCGAGCACCATTTCCTGTTCCACTACCGTAACGTGCGGAGCTACTTCTTGAATGAAATGCTCTAATAAATTCTTCCCTGTTGCATCGCCGCCTGCATGTAAAATACGACGCTTTCGATGTGCACCTTCTTTTCCAAGATGAGGACCCGTTTCATCTCCATCAAATTTCATTCCATTTTCAATGAGATGATTCATTTCTTTCGGTCCTTCCTCGACTAAATAACGGACCACATCTTCATTGTTATAATGACACCCTGCTACTAACGTATCTTCAAAATGATCATTTGGATTGTCATATGTAGCAACCGCTGCGGCAATTCCACCTTGCGCTAAATATGTATTATTATTACGGTTCGTTTCCTTTGTGATAATAATCACATTCTTTTCGTGACAAATCTCTTTCGCAACACGAAGTGCCGCAACGCCACTTCCAATAATTAAGACATCTGCACTTGGCATAATTGTTGCCTCCTACTTTACACTTTTCAACTGTCTTGACACCTATATTTACATAGTTTTAAAATAATGACAAGAGTTTTTTTATAATTCTTATTTTCACTACCATTTAAAAAATAAAAGAAATGTAACTCTTACTAGAGAGAGGAACTTACATGATGATATATCTTGACTATGCAGCTACTACACCTATGAGCGTGGAAGCATTACAAACATATATGAAAGCAGCATCGCAATACTTCGGAAATGAGCAAAGTTTACATGACATTGGAGGAACAGCCTCTTCTTTATTACAAGTTTGCAGAAAAACATTCGCTGACATGATTGGTGGAAAAGAACAAGGGGTATTCTTCACAAGCAGCGGCTCAGAATCTAACTATCTTGCGATTCAATCTCTTCTAAATGCCCGAAATAAGAAGCATATTATTACGACACCTATGGAACATGCATCCATTCGAAGTTATTTTCAATCCTTACAATCACAAGGGTATACAATTACTGAAATTCCTGTTGATACAGATGGACTAATTCATTTAGATGATTTAGAAACAGCTATTACAGAGAATACTGTTCTGGCAAGTATACAGCACGGAAACTCTGAAATTGGAACCGTTCAAAACATCGCAGAGATTGGGGCACTTTTAAAAAAATATAACGTTTTATTTCATTCAGATTGTGTGCAAACATTTGGTAAACTTCCTATCAATGTTTTTGAGATGGGGATTGATAGTCTTTCTGTTTCAGCACATAAAATATATGGACCGAAGGGGGTTGGCGCTTGCTATATAAA
This Bacillus paramycoides DNA region includes the following protein-coding sequences:
- the nadC gene encoding carboxylating nicotinate-nucleotide diphosphorylase — its product is MNTIKVKEALNRFFLEDIGERDVTSQLIFPDNLLSKGTFLAKDTGVFAGRLVIEEGFKFIDERIEVELHKKDGDFVEKGEIIATVQGPIASLLTAERVILNVIQRMSGIATMTYEAVRALGSSHTRICDTRKTMPGLRMFDKYAVVCGGGFNHRFGLYDGVMIKDNHIAFAGSITKAVTSVKEKLGHMVKVEVETETEEQVKEAVAAGADIIMFDNRTPEEIREFSKIVPSAIVTEASGGITIEDLSKYGKTGVDYISLGALTHSVKAFDISFNIEA
- the nadB gene encoding L-aspartate oxidase, producing the protein MPSADVLIIGSGVAALRVAKEICHEKNVIIITKETNRNNNTYLAQGGIAAAVATYDNPNDHFEDTLVAGCHYNNEDVVRYLVEEGPKEMNHLIENGMKFDGDETGPHLGKEGAHRKRRILHAGGDATGKNLLEHFIQEVAPHVTVVEQEMVLDFIIENDKCAGVLTRNSDGKLKRYVADYTVLATGGIGGLYAFTSNDTTITGDGLAMVYRAGGELVDLEFVQFHPTMLYAGGRCCGLVSEAVRGEGAVLINGKGQRFMMDIHHDHDLAPRDVVARAIHEQLLAGEKVYLNIESIQNFEERFPTVSALCKKNGVDITQKRIPVVPGAHFHMGGVKTNCDGETPIPNLYAVGEVACNGVHGANRLASNSLLEGLVFGKRIGQHLLTKAAKDRLNNFAEKERKFIVLNHLPAKEEIQECMMKYVGIVRTEQSLSYAKRWFSKYGVRNMILQHDALTNEEITIINMLTVCELIVVSALQREESIGGHYRSDYPHRNSVKKEIVRVKRKLQLV
- a CDS encoding IscS subfamily cysteine desulfurase → MMIYLDYAATTPMSVEALQTYMKAASQYFGNEQSLHDIGGTASSLLQVCRKTFADMIGGKEQGVFFTSSGSESNYLAIQSLLNARNKKHIITTPMEHASIRSYFQSLQSQGYTITEIPVDTDGLIHLDDLETAITENTVLASIQHGNSEIGTVQNIAEIGALLKKYNVLFHSDCVQTFGKLPINVFEMGIDSLSVSAHKIYGPKGVGACYINPQVRWTQIFPGTSHEKGFRPGTVNVPGIASFLTAAENILKNQQEESLRFKELRSYFLERLQALPLEIEVEGHSTSCLPHIIGVTIKGLEGQYTMLECNRRGIAISTGSACQVGKQEPSKTMLAIGKTYEEAKQYVRFSFGQQTTKDQIDTTIHALHTIGNQFYRGVKS